The sequence GGGCCGGGTGCCCGCAATGTTCACTGCCAGCTGCGTGTGCCAGTAGGTGATGAAGTCGCGCAGGCTGTCGCCGGGGCGGCGGCCCAGGGTCAGCATGCCCACACAGTCGGCCACCAGCTGCTGGGCGAACTCGCCCACCACGAAGCTCCGGCCGTAGGGCACCGCCTCCAGCGCCTCATGCGCCAGCGACAGAACCAGTGGGATATTCTCCTGCACCCGCGTCTTGGCAAAGCCTGCCCGCGCCGCTGCCCGGTACCGGCGGTGCGCCTCGCCTTCCAGCATGGTCAGCACCTGCCGCCCCCCGAACTCGCGGATGACGTTCTCCCACATGGTCCAGGCATCGAACTCGCCCGCATTCCGCGCCATCGCCTCGGCAGCGGCTGGCCCGCCCAGCACCACAAATTCGCGGTTCAGCGCCCGCACCCGGAAGCAGGGGCCGTGCTTGGCGTACTGACTGTACAGGAAGCCTTCGGTGTCGCGGAGCAGCGCCGGAGCACTGCCCACCAGAGGAAAGCCGTCTGCCAGGGGCGGTTCGCGGAGGGTCATGGCCTTACTGTGGCACATACGCGGTGTCTGGGATACGGCGGCGTGGTGGCTGACTGGGTAGGAATTGCCTGAACCTGCTTACCCACTATGCCCAAGCCCCCGCCGCCCCCAGAAGGGAGCGAGGAGCGGGGGCTTGAGCTTTAGAGTTATAATCTTTCTACTTAAAAACTTTAACGCCAAATCGAAGGACTTCTAATTACAGTAATTAAGGAGCTACTATGGACTTCATACGAAAAAGGCTAGATGGAAAAATAAGAGTTGCTACCAGCAGAGATCAGAAAAAAGATATTATTGAACTAAACAGGGTTAAAATAGAGTATTATCTTTTTTGTATGCTTGGGGCTTTGTGGAACAAGTATTACGATTACTTGTCTCCAGAGCAGCGAGAAAATTTACTAAGAAAAATAAGGAAACCCTCGATAGGATCAGTTATAGATTGCATAAGCACTTTAGATGATGGGACTGGTGAAATTCTTAATGGAAGAGATAAAGTCTCAAAGTTGCAATCATACACCAAACTTAGGAACGCAAGAGTAGGCCATGGCTACATAATTGGCGATTTTGAACTTGAAACGATGCAAGAAATGGGAAATATATCTAAGTATATAGAGGACAACATAAATTTTGTAAATAATGATAAATCTTTTGTTATAGTAGAAAAGTATGAGGACAGGAAAGCTACAGGTATAATAATTAAGCCGAGCGGCGATATGTTTGGTTGGTCAAAAGATGATGCAGATGAGAGGTTTAAGCAGGGATCAGTCCTTACATATTCAGAAGAGAAGTATTATAAGGTGGACCCCTTTATTTTTATGGAGTCTGAGGAAAACGTTTACCTCTTTAAGGATATCGCAGATCTTCTTTCTGGCACCGCTACAATGAATAGTATTTTTATTGGTGATGTAAAAACTATTATAAGCCAGGAGTTCCGCAATCCGCAGTTCGATTGTGGTGATGACAGAGTGGTTAGACCAAGCGGAACTGTGTCAAACAAATATAAGAATAATTATGTGAGTTATATTACAATAGGGACTTTAAAGAAAAAAATCATGGATTTCCTGCGAAAAGACAGGGCCTCCGTTGCAGCGGTTCTTTGGGGTCATGGTGGAGTTGGAAAAACAGCTCTAATACAAAGCGTTTGTGACGATCTTTATAATTCTTCTCATAAAGATTTCGACTATATAATATTTACCTCTGCAAAAAACGTAAAATACAATATACAAACTGGCAACGTTGATGCATTAAGCAACAATATTAGCTCATTTGAAGATTTAATCAACGCTATAGGAAGCGTAATGTATCCTGAAGATGATTTCGATGCAGAATTAATACTCGACAGCCAGAGTAGGGTATTAATTATCATTGATGATTTTGAAACTTTTCCGCAGGAGGAAAAAACTAAAATTTCCTCATACCTAGCTAAGATGGACATTGATCGTCACAAAGTTGTAATTACCACACGGGCCCTTATGACCTTAGGCGTGGAGTTTCAAACTAATGAATTGACAAAAGCGGACACGAAAAAGTTTCTTGAGGAAATCATAAAAAGTGACTTCTACAATAACCCTACATTCGCACAGGATTTAATATCTCATCTTAGAGAAGATGAGATCGAAAGGATATTTGACATTACTAGTGGCCGACCACTTTTTATCTTACAGCTACTTGCCGCTTGGAAGGAAATGGGCGATATAAGGGAAGTTCTAGATAAGAAGGGGGATTTAAAATCCACCAGCTCCGCTATACAGTTTCTTTATGGGCGTATGTTTGACTATCTATCCGTGAATGCAAAGAAGGTGTTTACGACTATGGGTGCTTTAATAGATGGTACAGATGACCCAAACTTAATAGAGAAAGTATCTTATGCACTAGATATGCAAGACGACGATTTTGAGACAGCCATAAATGAGCTAGTTAAGCTAAAAATGATAGAACTTACAGACAATAGATTCTTCAGAGCTTATTCTAGAGAGATAGCAAAAATGATGACCTCTGAATTTTATGCATCGAGTGGCGATTTTCAGGATCTAATTAATTCTAAACTAGAGATACTTACTAAGGATAAGAATCTGGACAACCATACTGCCCTATTACAAGATGCAAATCTATCTCGCAGCAGTGATCCTGAAGAGACAGTAACAGAGAAATATCTATTAATTATTAATTCGACTAACACGGGGCCAGAAATAAGATTAGAGGCTATTAGAAATTTAGCGGAATATCTCGCGAGTTCTAGGGGAAAGATTGATAATGCACTGAATCTTCTAAGAGCTAATCATGAAAGCTTTGCCAATGATCCAGAGTATTTCATTATTCTATCTGACTATTGTGTTAGGGCCGGACAAAGGGACATGGCGGTTAAATACATCAGACGTTTCGTGAGAAATAAGCCAGAGCCCGCATGGAATTTGGAAGCCGTTAGACTTGAGATGAGCTGGCTCTTGCTTATGCACAAAGCTATTATTGAGATAGAACGCAGAGAAGAGATTATTAACAGCCAAAAATCAGGAGATAGAGAGAGACAGGAAGCTAACTCGAGAATGAGAGAGGTAATTTCCTCTGGTGGTCTAATTTTTGCACAATTGAAAGAAAGTAGTATTTTACAAGACTTTACACCGAGAGTAAAACAGAATATATTAGCTGGTTTAAATCAATATGTAACGATGTGTTATAAAATGTATCGCCTACAAGAGGCCATAGATGCGTGCAAATTCGCAATTAGGAATTTTCCCACGCATATGACACGCGATTTTGGTAGTAAATTGAGACAATCTGAAAGAAAGTTGAGCAGGAAGAACTGAAGCTATCTGAATAATAGATATTTGAGGCAGCCCCCATCCCTCGGAGGCTGCCTCATTCCTACTCTCTAGCTCTGGCTACGCCCCGATGTACTCCTCAATCGGCGGGCAGGAGCACACGAAGTTGCGGTCGCCGTACACGTTGTCCACGCGGTTCACGGCGGGCCAGTACTTCCACGCCTTCTGGTGCCCGCTGGGGAAGGCTCCCGTTTCGCGGCTGTAGGCGCGGGTCCACTCGGCGTCGGTCAGGTCCCTCAGGGTGTGCGGCGCGTGCTTGAGCGGGCTGTCGGCGGCAGCCATCGTGCCGTCCTGCACTTCCTGAATCTCGCGGCGAATGCTCAGCATGGCGTCCACGAAGCGGTCCAGCTCGGCCTTGGGTTCGGACTCGGTGGGTTCAATCATCAGGGTGCCGGGCACCGGGAAGCTCATGGTGGGGGCGTGAAAGCCGTAGTCCATCAGGCGCTTGGCGATGTCCTCTTCGCTGATGCCGCTTGCGGCCTTGAGCGGGCGAATGTCAATGATGCACTCGTGCGCCACCCGGCCACCGCGTCCGGTGTACAGCACAGGGTACGCCCCCTCCAGCCGCTTGGCGATGTAGTTGGCGCTGAGCAGCGCGACCTGGGTGCTTTCGCGCAGGCCCCTGGCACCCAGCAGCTTGATGTACAGGTAGCTGATGGGCAGGATGCTGGCGCTGCCGTACGGCGCAGCACTCACGGCTCCGGTCTGGCTGTCGCTGCCGTAGGCCACGCTATGACCGGGCAGGAAGGGAGCGAGGTGCGCCTTCACGCCAATCGGCCCCATGCCCGGACCGCCGCCGCCGTGCGGAATGGCGAAGGTCTTGTGCAGGTTCAGGTGCGACACGTCCGAGCCAATCAGCCCCGGCTTGGCGACGCCCACCTGCGCGTTCATGTTCGCGCCGTCCAGGTACACCTGCCCGCCGTGCCCGTGAATCAGGTCGCAGACCTCTTTCACATTCTCCTCGTACACGCCGTGGGTGGAGGGGTAGGTAATCATCAGCGCGGCGAGGTTGTCGCTGTGCTTCTCGGCCTGGGCCTTGAGGTCTTCAAAGTCGATGTTGCCCTTGTCGTCGGTCTTGACCACCACCACCTGCATGCCCATCATCGCGGCACTGGCGGGGTTGGTGCCGTGCGCGGAAGCGGGAATCAGACAGATGTTGCGGTGGCCCTCACCACGGCTCTCGTGGTACTTGCGGATGACCAGCAGGCCCGCATACTCACCCTGGGCGCCGGAGTTGGGCTGCAGGCTCACGGCGTCGTAGCCGGTGATGTCGGCCAGCCAGCGTTCCAGTTCGGCCAGCATTGCGGCGTAGCCTTCAGTCTGGCTGGCAGGCGCGAAGGGGTGCAGGCCGCCGAACTCGGGCCACGTCACCGGAATCATCTCGGTGGTGGCGTTCAGCTTCATGGTGCAGCTGCCCAGCGGAATCATGCCGTGAACGAGGCTGTAATCCTTGTTTTCCAGCGCCTTGAGGTAACGCAGCATGCCGTGTTCGGAGCGGTGCGTGTTGAACACGGGGTGTGTCAGGAAGTCGCTCTGGCGCTTGAAGCCTGCCGGGATACCCTCCACAGCGCCGCTGTCGAGCGCGTCCACGTCGGCGCTCTGGCCCGTCGCCGCTTCGATGATGTCCGCGAGGTCCTGCACGGTGACGGTCTCGTCGAGGCTGATGCTGACTTTGCCGCCTTCCACACGGAAGTTGATGCCCTTCGCTTCGGCGCGGCCCTTAACCTCGTCGCCGCCCTCAAAGGTCACGGTGTCGAAGAAGGTTTCATTGGTCTTGAGGCCCGCGTCGTTCAGCGCCTTCGCCAGAATGCCGGTCATGCGGTGCACGCGCTCGGCAATGGTCCTCACGCCTTCGGGGCCGTGGTAGACGGCGTAGGCGGCGGCCATGTTCGCCAGCAGCGCCTGTGCGGTGCAGATGTTGGAGGTGGCCTTTTCGCGGCGGATGTGCTGCTCGCGGGTCTGCATCGCCATGCGCAGGGCGGTGTTGCCACGTGCGTCCTTGCTCACGCCAATCACACGGCCCGGCATAGAACGCTCGAAGCCTTTCTGGCAGGCGAGGAACGCCGCGTGCGGCCCACCGAAGCCCATCGGGACGCCAAAGCGCTGGGCGCTGCCCACCACGATGTCTGCCCCCTGCTCGCCGGGAGGGGTCAGCAGGGCGCAGGCCAGCAGGTCGGTCGCCACGATCAGCGCCGCGCCGTTCGCGTGGACCTTTTCCGCAATGGGCGCGAGGTCCAGCACTTCGCCGTGCGTGCCGGGATACTGCACGAGCGCACCGAACGCTTCAGCGGGCACGTTGTCGGCGTGGCCGGTCTGCACTTCGTAGCCGAAGTACTCGGCGCGGGTCCGAATCACGTCCAGCGTCTGGGGGTGCACGTTGTCGGCCACGTAGAACACGTTGCCCTTGTTCTTGCCCTGACGCTTGGCGAGCGTCATCGCTTCGGCGGCGGCGGTGGCCTCATCCAGCAGCGAGGCGTTGCTCACGGGCATGCCGGTCAGGTCCTGCACGGCCTGCTGGAAGTTCAGCAGCATTTCCAGGCGGCCCTGCGAAATCTCGGCCTGGTAGGGGGTGTAGGCGGTGTACCAGCCGGGGTTTTCCAGCATGTTGCGCAGAATGACGGGAGGAACATGGGTGCCGTAGTAGCCCATGCCGATGTACGAGCGGAACACCTTGTTCTTGCTCGCCAGGGCCTTGAGTTCGGCCAGAGCCTGCGCCTCGGGCATACCGTCGCCGGTCTGGAGTGCGTCGTTGAACTGAATGGCCGCAGGCAGCGTGGTTTCGGTGAGTTCCTCAAGGTTGGAGACACCCAGCAGTGCCAGCATCTCGGCCTGTTCAGCCTCGCTGGGACCGATGTGACGGCGGGTAAAGTCGTTGGTTTGGAGCAAATCTTGTAGGCGGGTCATGGTTCAACTCCTTACAGGCCGGGGCGCGGGGAGCGGGTCAGAGAAGGCCACTGGGCCCCCGGCGGAACTGGGCTAAGTGAAACTGGGCTGAGCGCAACTGGTTTAAGAGCAACTGGTACAGAGGGGATTTCTGGGCCAGCCTAGAACCGCAGCGGCCGGCGCAACTGGGCTGGGAGCAACAGTTAAGCCGCTGCCACCTGCGCGGGAGAGGCTGCGGCCGGCTCCTCGTCTGAAACGGCGGGACGCTGGGCCCAGCGGAGGAAGGACATGCCCACTCACAGTGCAGACAAGGGAGCATCCATCCTCAGCAAATAAGCCACCAAGCTCCAGACGTCGCAGGCCCGCAGCTTCGTGGCTTTCTTCAGGCGTCCGCTCAGCTGTTCTCGGCGGTATAGGCCTCAGCGTCCATCAGGCCTGCGCTCTCTTCGGTCACTTCGATCTGGAACAGCCAGCCGCCTTCAAAGGGGCTTTCGTTGACCTTTTCAGGGCTGCCTTCCAGCTCTTCGTTGACCGCAACGATTTTGCCGCTGGCGGGGGCGTAGATGTCCGAAGCGGTTTTCACCGACTCCACCACGGCCACGGCTTCGCCGGCTTCCACTTCACGGCCCACTTCGGGCAGTTCCACGTACACCACGTCGCCTAGCTGGTCCTGCGCGTGGTGGGTAATGCCGACTTTGCCGTCCTGGGCCAGCCATTCGTGCGAGGAAGCGTACTTCAGTTCGGTGGGGTTGGTCATGGCAGGGTTCTCCTTGAGGGTGAGGGGGCGGGTTGGAAAGTGAAAAGGGCCGGAAAATCGCTCGGCGGGACTTATTTGGCTTTGTAGAACGGCAGCTCGGTGCGCTCGGCAGGGTGGCGCTTGCCGCGTACCTCCACCTCGAACGCGCTGGCGTCTGCGGCGTCCACGTCCACCAGGGCCATCGCGATGGGGTGGCCCAGCGTGGGGCTGGTGCTACCGCTGGTGACCACGCCGACATTCTCGCCGCCCAGCATCACTGGATATCCTTCCCGCACGGGAATCTTGTCCAGCTTCAGGCCGATCAGTTTCTGGCGGGGAGCCTCGTCCATCTTAGTGCGGCCCAGGTACGGCTTATCCTTGACCACCCAGGAGTAGGTGCTGCTCAGCGGGTGAATGTTCTCACTGAACTCGTGGCCGTACAGTGGGAAGCCGGCTTCCAGGCGCAGCGTGTCGCGGGCGCCCAGGCCTGCGGGAGCAATGCCGCTGGCCAGCAGGGCGTCCCACAGGGCTTCGCCTTCCGGCGCCTTGACGAACACCTCGAAGCCGTCTTCGCCGGTGTAGCCGGTGCGGGCGAAGAACACGTCATGGTCCAGCAGGCGGCCGGGGAAAAAGGAGTTGCGCTTGGCGGTCAGCAGGTCGGCGTCGGTGAACTCGTTCAGGGTGGCGGCGGCCTTGGGCCCCTGCACGGCAATCAAGACCCAGTCGTCCGACTCGTCCGTCATCTGCACGTCGTAGCCGGCGGCCAGGGCCTGCAGGTGTGCCCAGTCCTTGGCAATGTTGCCGGCATTGACCACCATCAGGTAGTCCTGCTCGCCTGCTTGGTAAATGTAGATGTCGTCGACCAAGCCGCCTTCCTCAGCCGGCAGCCAGTTGTAGTGGGCGCGGCCAGGCTTCAGCTTGCTGACATCGTTGGGGGTCACATGCTGCAAAAAGTCCAGCGCACCGGGGCCTCTAAAGCGGAACTGGCCCATGTGCGACACGTCGAACATGCCCACGTTCTCACGCACGGCCTGGTGCTCGGCTTTCAGGCCCGCGTACTGCACCGGCATGTCCCACCCGCCGAACGGCACCATCCGGGCACCAGCCCGCAGGTGCGCCGCGTGCAGCGGCGTACGTTTCAGGTTTTGGTTTTCCACGGCCCCACTGTAGCGAAAGGAACCGTGCCCCCGGCAGGTGGCACCCATGGCATGTCCGGGCGCCCCGGACGCCTGTGCGCCTTCCCGCAGACCCACTTTCCGGGGGTCAGGAGCCACGAAAAAACCTCCCCGGTTGGGGAGGCACAGGCCGTACGGAACACTTGGAGACTTACTGGCGGCGGCTGCTGTGGTCGCCCTCAGCGAACTCCTCAATCATCTTTTTGTTGAAAGCGGGCAGGTCGTCGGGGTTGCGGCTGGTCACCACGCCCTTGTCGGTCACGCATTCTTCGTCCACCCACTCGGCGCCGGCCAGCGTCAGCTCGTGCTTGAGGCTGGGCCAGGAGGTCATCTTCAGGCCTCCAGCAATGCCGGTTTCGCTGAGGCTCCAGGGGCCGTGGCAGATGGCGGCAATGGGCAGGCCACGGTCGTAGGCGTCGCGCACGAACTGCATGGCGGCCTTGTCCATGCGCAGGGTGTCGGGGTTCACGGTGCCGCCGGGCAGCAGCAAGCCGGCGTAGTCCGCGATATTGGCCTCGGCCACGGTCTTGTCCACGCTGTACTTGGCCTGGGGCTCGATGTCGCCCTTCATGCTCTGAATCTGGCCGCTTTTCAGGCTGATCAGCTCACAGGTGCCGCCCGCTTCCTCAATGGCCTGCCGGGGACTGGTCAGTTCGATTTCTTCCACACCGTCGGCCGCCAGAATGGCGATTTTCTTGCCTTGCAGTTTTGCGTTGGTCATAAACCGAGTTTGGCGTGCTAGCGCGTGAAAGGTGTGACCGGGTGGTCAAGCGGCTTTTAGGCGGCCTTGGGAAGTTCTTCAGCCCACCCCCGGCGCTGCGGGAGCATGGGGCAGAGCTTGTCAAGTGGGCAAGCTCGCGGTCGGTGAGGCGGCCGCGGCGTAAGGTAAATAAGCAAGCCGCAAAAGCTCCCAATGTTACAATTGGTTGTTTTTGCGGCGAATTGGGCCTGTGGATTGCCGCTGCCACGCGGCGACTCCGGTCAGAGGAGGTGAGCAGACATCGGAACCAAGGAAGACGTGCGCGACCGGCTGAACATCGCGGACGTCATCGGTGAATATGTCAGCCTCACCCCAGCGGGCAAGGGCCGGCTCAAGGGACTGTGTCCTTTTCACAAGGAAAAGAGTCCCTCGTTCCAGGTGGACACCGAGCAGGGCTACTACTACTGCTTCGGCTGCAAAGCCGGCGGCGACGTGTTCAAGTTCGTACAGGAAACCGAGAATCTCAGTTTCGGTGACGCCCTGCGCAAGCTGGCCGAGCGGGCCGGCGTGCAGCTGGAGCAGAAATACGGCGAGCGGGTCAGCCGTGACCTGTACGACGTGAACGACTTCGCGCTGCAGTATTTCCGCAGTCACCTGCGCGGCGACGCCCTGGCCTACTTTCAGGGGCGTGGCCTGACCCCACAGGTGATGGAGGACTTCGAGCTGGGCTTTGCGCCGGACAGCTGGGACGGCCTGCTGCAACAGGCCCGCGCCCATGGCCTGAGCGAGCGGCAACTGCTGGACGCCGGCCTGCTGACCCAGAACGAGCAGGGCCGGGTGTACGACCGCTTCCGGGGCCGGGTGATGTTCCCTATCCGCGACCACCTGGGCCGGCTGGTGGGCTTCGGCGGGCGCGTGCTGGACGACTCCAAGCCCAAGTACCTCAACACCCCCGAGACGGACGCCTTCAAGAAAGGCGAGCTGCTGTACGGCCTGCACCGCGCCCGCAGCGTGCTGAAAGACGGCCAGCCCCTGATTGTGGCCGAGGGGTACATGGACGTGATCGCCCTGCAGCAGCACGGGTTCGCCGGGGCGGTGGCCAGCCTGGGCACCGCGCTGACGGCCGAGCACGCCGCGCTGCTGGAACGCCTGGGCGCCCGCGAACTGGTGCTGATGTTCGACCGCGACGAGGCCGGCCTCAAGGCCACGCTGTCGGGGCTGGACCAGACGGTGGGCGCCCGCTTTCAGGTGCGGGCCACCAGCGTGCCCAGCGGCAAGGACCCGGCCGATGCCCTGCGCGAAGGCGACGTGCAGAGCATTCAGCGGGCACTGCAGGGCGGCCTGAACGAAATCGAGTACCGGGTACACGCCGCCCGCGACCGGTACGGCCTGGACAGCCGCGACGGCAAGCGCAAAATCCTGATGGAGCTGCTGCCACGCATGCAGAACCTGGACCCGCTGGACGAGGGCGCCGACCAGATGCGGGCCAAGGTGTGCGAACTGCTGGATATCCGCCCGCAGGCCCTGCTGGACTGGATCGGGTCCAAGGCCAAGCGGCGCACTCTGACCGATACCCACCTGGCCGGCATGAGCCAGGGCGGCGGCCACGAGGAGGACCGCGAGCTGGCCCTGCTGCGGCAGCTGCTGGTGGACCCCCGGCTGCTGGCCAAGCTGGACGGCACGCTGGGCTGGCGCAACGAGCTGGTCCGCAAGGTCATGTTGGCGGCCCAGGGCGCCCAGAGCACCGACGACATCATGAGTGTGTTCCGGGGCCAGCCCGAAGAGGGGCAGCTGATTCGGATGATGTTCGAAACCCGTCAGAGCGGCAACATCTCGCGTGCCGGCCACGAGGAATACGAGGCCAAGCAGCAGACCTACGCGGCGGCGGCCGTAGACGACATCCAAGTGGGCCTGAGCATCGAGTCGCTGCGGGGCGAGGTGAAGCTGCTCAAGTCACAGCTCCTGGACGCGCCACCCACCCAGCAGGCCGACATCCTGCGGCAGATTACCGAGCTGCAGCGGGCCATCGAGGCCGAGAAGCGGGCGCGGGTCCACGGCGCCTGATATGGAGCAGGGCGCGGCGGCGCGGGCGCTATGATGGCGCGGTGAACGACGCAGCGCCTATCGGGGTATTCGACAGCGGAGTCGGCGGCCTGAGCGTTCTGGCCGAACTGCGCCGCGCCCTGCCTGACGAGCGCTTTTGCTACCTGGCCGATACGGCACACCTTCCCTACGGCACCCGCAGCGACGACGACATCCGCCGGCTTACGGAGGCGGCGGCCCGCTGGCTGCACGGGCGCGGCTGCAAGGCGCTGGTGGTCGCCTGCAACACGGCTTCCGCCTACGGCCTGCAGCATCTGCGCGGCACCTTTCCGGAGTGGCCTGTCGTGGGCCTGGTGCCGGCCGTCAAGCCGGCGGCGCTGAACACCCGCAGCGGCGTGATTGGAGTGATGGCCACCCCGGCCACCCTGCGCGGCTCCAAGTTGCAGCAGTCGGTTGCCGAGTGGGCGGCGCCACGCGGCGTGCAGGTGATGCTGACCACCAGCCCCAAACTGGTGCCGCTGGTGGAGCGGGGCGAGGCCGACAGCCCCGACGCCCGCGCCCTGCTGCGGCAGCTGCTGCGCCCGCTGGCCGAGGCCGGTGCCGACCAGCTGGTGCTGGGCTGCACTCACTACCCTTTTTTGTCCGGCAGCATCCGGCGTGAATTCAAGGACCAGTTCACCCTGGTGGACAGCGGCGGCGCTGTGGCCCGCCAGACGGCCCGAGTACTGGCCGAGCGCGGTCTGCTGGCCCCGGCGGCCGAGCCATCCTCTACGCCGCAGCCGAGCAGCCCGCAGCCCACCAGCCTGCAACTGGCCAGCCCACAGGTCGAGTATTACGTGACCGGCGACCCGCAGGCCGCCCAGCAGATCATGTTGCAGCTGCTGGGCGAGACGGTCACGGTCCGGGCCGCCCGCGTTAACGCCAGTTTGGGACAATCCTCAGCACAGCGGCTCCCTGGGGGAACAGACTGCACTATGACCAAAGACAGCACGCAGGAAACCGCCACCAGCGGGTACGTGGATACCGACCAGCAGGCCGAAATTACCGAGGGCATGCAGGGCGCCACCGGCGACGCCGACGCCAACGGCCTGGACCCCAAGGCCGACCCTCAGGAAAAGTTGGCCGAGCTGGAAAAGAACATGCAGGACATCCAGCAGTAAGGGGAAGCGCCCCTGTTGTTCAAGCTGGGCAAGTGCAGCGACTTGCCCGGCTCTTCATTTATCGCCGCTGTCGCCGCCCCCTACAGGTCCAGCCCTGCCGGTGTGGTGGCGCCGGCCGGAATTGCCGTGACCAGCACCTCATGCTTGCCGGTCACGAACACTTTAAACCCGTGCTTGTGCAGATAACGCCGGGCCTGGGCCACATCCGCGAACAGCAGGCTGAGGTCGGGCCGGGCAAAGTTGCGCAGCCGCGCTCCATAGCTCACTTCGCCGCCGCTGTAGCGCGCGTTGGGAAAGCCCAGCACCAGCCCGCCACTCGGGTTCAGGTGTGAGCGGTGGAGTGTGCGCAGCACCCCGTCCAGGCTGACATCCCGGCTTTGCAGCACGCTGAGGGCCAGCACCAGGTCAAAGCGGCCC is a genomic window of Deinococcus proteolyticus MRP containing:
- the murI gene encoding glutamate racemase; translation: MNDAAPIGVFDSGVGGLSVLAELRRALPDERFCYLADTAHLPYGTRSDDDIRRLTEAAARWLHGRGCKALVVACNTASAYGLQHLRGTFPEWPVVGLVPAVKPAALNTRSGVIGVMATPATLRGSKLQQSVAEWAAPRGVQVMLTTSPKLVPLVERGEADSPDARALLRQLLRPLAEAGADQLVLGCTHYPFLSGSIRREFKDQFTLVDSGGAVARQTARVLAERGLLAPAAEPSSTPQPSSPQPTSLQLASPQVEYYVTGDPQAAQQIMLQLLGETVTVRAARVNASLGQSSAQRLPGGTDCTMTKDSTQETATSGYVDTDQQAEITEGMQGATGDADANGLDPKADPQEKLAELEKNMQDIQQ